In the Pseudomonas sp. ADAK2 genome, one interval contains:
- a CDS encoding branched-chain amino acid ABC transporter substrate-binding protein, whose protein sequence is MTKATKQISKLFAAMVLAGVASHSFAADTIKIGIAGPKTGPVAQYGDMQFSGAKMAIEQINAKGGVDGKKLEAVEYDDACDPKQAVAVANKVVNDGVKFVVGHLCSSSTQPASDIYEDEGVIMITPAATSPDITSRGYKMIFRTIGLDSAQGPAAGNYIADHVKPKIVAVLHDKQQYGEGIATAVKQTLEKKGTKVAVFEGINAGDKDFSSIIAKLKQANVDFVYYGGYHPELGLILRQSQEKGLKAKFMGPEGVGNDSISQIAKDASEGLLVTLPKSFDQDPANIALADAFKAKKEDPSGPFVFPAYSAVTVIADGIKAAKSEDSAKVAEAIHAGTFKTPTGDLSFDAKGDLKDFKFVVYEWHFGKPKTEVSPQ, encoded by the coding sequence ATGACTAAGGCTACTAAGCAGATTTCCAAACTGTTTGCCGCTATGGTTCTGGCCGGGGTTGCCAGCCATTCGTTCGCAGCTGACACCATCAAGATCGGTATCGCCGGCCCCAAGACCGGCCCGGTAGCCCAATACGGCGACATGCAGTTCAGCGGCGCCAAAATGGCCATTGAACAGATCAACGCCAAGGGCGGCGTCGACGGCAAGAAGCTCGAAGCCGTTGAATACGACGATGCCTGTGATCCGAAACAAGCGGTTGCTGTAGCGAACAAAGTCGTCAACGACGGCGTCAAGTTCGTGGTCGGTCACCTGTGCTCCAGCTCCACTCAACCGGCTTCGGACATTTACGAAGACGAAGGCGTGATCATGATCACTCCGGCTGCCACCAGCCCGGACATCACTTCCCGCGGTTACAAAATGATCTTCCGTACCATCGGTCTCGACAGCGCCCAGGGCCCTGCCGCCGGTAACTACATCGCTGATCACGTCAAACCGAAAATCGTTGCCGTTCTGCACGACAAACAGCAATACGGTGAAGGCATCGCGACTGCCGTTAAGCAGACCCTCGAGAAGAAAGGCACCAAGGTTGCCGTGTTCGAAGGCATCAACGCCGGCGACAAGGACTTCTCCTCGATCATCGCCAAGCTCAAGCAAGCCAACGTCGACTTCGTCTACTACGGCGGCTACCACCCGGAGCTGGGTCTGATCCTGCGTCAATCCCAGGAAAAAGGCCTGAAAGCCAAGTTCATGGGTCCGGAAGGCGTGGGTAACGACTCCATTTCGCAGATCGCCAAGGACGCTTCCGAAGGCCTGCTGGTGACCCTGCCGAAATCCTTCGACCAGGATCCGGCCAACATCGCCCTGGCTGACGCGTTCAAAGCCAAGAAAGAAGACCCGAGCGGTCCGTTCGTGTTCCCGGCCTACTCGGCTGTGACCGTGATTGCCGACGGTATCAAGGCTGCCAAGAGCGAAGACTCGGCCAAAGTGGCTGAAGCCATCCACGCCGGCACTTTCAAAACCCCTACCGGCGACCTGAGCTTCGACGCCAAGGGCGACCTGAAAGACTTCAAGTTCGTGGTTTACGAGTGGCACTTCGGCAAACCTAAAACTGAAGTTTCGCCTCAGTAA
- a CDS encoding DUF2288 domain-containing protein: MTQEPSTLYAKLLGETASITWKELEPFFAKGALLWVDPSLDLIAAAEAVATDEGEKVAAWLAADTLAKLSETRALDLFERDPELWAVVVSPWILIQERATS, translated from the coding sequence ATGACTCAAGAACCTAGCACCCTCTATGCCAAGCTGCTTGGTGAGACCGCATCTATTACCTGGAAGGAACTGGAACCGTTCTTTGCCAAGGGTGCCCTATTGTGGGTCGACCCCAGCCTGGATTTGATCGCCGCCGCCGAAGCCGTGGCCACGGATGAAGGCGAGAAAGTGGCTGCCTGGCTGGCCGCCGACACCCTCGCCAAGCTCTCTGAAACGCGGGCGCTGGATCTTTTCGAGCGCGATCCCGAGCTGTGGGCAGTGGTGGTTTCGCCGTGGATTCTGATCCAGGAAAGGGCGACGAGCTGA